Proteins found in one Ovis canadensis isolate MfBH-ARS-UI-01 breed Bighorn chromosome 20, ARS-UI_OviCan_v2, whole genome shotgun sequence genomic segment:
- the LOC138425117 gene encoding histone H3.1, with the protein MARTKQTARKSTGGKAPRKQLATKAARKSAPATGGVKKPHRYRPGTVALREIRRYQKSTELLIRKLPFQRLVREIAQDFKTDLRFQSSAVMALQEACEAYLVGLFEDTNLCAIHAKRVTIMPKDIQLARRIRGERA; encoded by the coding sequence ATGGCTCGTACTAAGCAGACTGCCCGCAAGTCCACCGGCGGTAAGGCGCCGCGCAAGCAGCTCGCCACCAAAGCTGCTCGTAAGAGCGCGCCTGCCACCGGCGGCGTGAAGAAGCCCCACCGCTACCGGCCCGGCACGGTAGCTCTGCGCGAGATCCGCCGCTACCAGAAGTCCACGGAGCTGCTGATCCGCAAGCTGCCGTTCCAGCGGCTGGTGCGCGAGATCGCGCAGGACTTCAAGACCGACCTGCGCTTCCAGAGCTCGGCGGTGATGGCGCTGCAGGAGGCGTGCGAGGCCTACCTGGTGGGGCTCTTCGAGGACACCAACCTGTGCGCCATCCACGCCAAGCGCGTCACCATCATGCCCAAGGACATCCAGCTCGCCCGCCGCATCCGCGGGGAGAGGGCATAA
- the LOC138426027 gene encoding histone H4: MSGRGKGGKGLGKGGAKRHRKVLRDNIQGITKPAIRRLARRGGVKRISGLIYEETRGVLKVFLENVIRDAVTYTEHAKRKTVTAMDVVYALKRQGRTLYGFGG; this comes from the coding sequence ATGTCTGGTAGGGGCAAAGGAGGGAAAGGGCTCGGAAAAGGAGGCGCGAAACGCCATCGCAAAGTTCTGCGGGACAACATCCAAGGTATTACCAAACCTGCTATTCGGCGCTTGGCTCGTCGTGGTGGCGTGAAGCGCATCTCTGGGCTCATCTACGAGGAGACCCGCGGTGTCCTAAAGGTGTTCCTGGAGAACGTGATCCGGGACGCGGTCACCTACACCGAGCACGCCAAGCGCAAGACTGTCACTGCCATGGACGTGGTCTACGCGCTCAAGCGTCAGGGCCGCACCCTCTACGGTTTCGGCGGCTAA
- the LOC138425204 gene encoding histone H4, translated as MSGRGKGGKGLGKGGAKRHRKVLRDNIQGITKPAIRRLARRGGVKRISGLIYEETRGVLKVFLENVIRDAVTYTEHAKRKTVTAMDVVYALKRQGRTLYGFGG; from the coding sequence ATGTCTGGACGCGGCAAGGGTGGAAAGGGCCTTGGAAAGGGGGGCGCTAAGCGTCACCGCAAAGTTTTGCGCGACAACATTCAGGGCATCACAAAGCCGGCCATTCGCCGTCTGGCCCGGCGTGGAGGAGTCAAGCGTATCTCCGGCCTCATCTACGAGGAGACCCGTGGAGTGCTGAAGGTGTTTCTGGAGAATGTGATCCGGGACGCTGTCACCTACACCGAGCACGCCAAGCGCAAGACTGTCACCGCCATGGACGTGGTCTACGCTCTCAAGCGTCAGGGCCGCACTCTCTATGGATTTGGTGGTTAA
- the LOC138426028 gene encoding histone H1.3 — MSETAPVAPAAPPPAEKTPVKKKTKKSGAAAGKRKASGPPVSELITKAVAASKERSGVSLAALKKALAAAGYDVEKNNSRIKLGLKSLVSKGTLVQTKGTGASGSFKLNKKAATGEAKPKAKKAGAAKPKKAAGAAKKPKKATGAATPKKAAKKTPKKVKKPAAAAGTKKVAKSPKKAKAAKPKKPTKSPAKAKAPKPKAAKPKAAKPKATKAKKAVSKKK; from the coding sequence ATGTCGGAGACGGCTCCGGTTGCTCCTGCTGCTCCCCCACCTGCAGAGAAGACACCTGTTAAGAAGAAGACGAAGAAATCGGGCGCGGCCGCTGGAAAACGCAAGGCCTCCGGGCCCCCGGTGTCCGAGCTCATCACCAAGGCTGTCGCCGCCTCCAAGGAGCGCAGCGGCGTGTCTCTGGCTGCGCTCAAAAAGGCATTGGCGGCCGCCGGCTACGATGTGGAGAAGAACAACAGCCGCATCAAACTGGGTCTCAAGAGTCTGGTGAGCAAGGGCACCCTGGTGCAGACCAAGGGCACCGGGGCGTCTGGCTCTTTCAAGCTCAACAAGAAGGCGGCCACCGGGGAGGCCAAGCCCAAGGCGAAAAAGGCGGGCGCGGCCAAGCCCAAGAAGGCTGCTGGGGCGGCTAAGAAGCCCAAGAAAGCCACGGGTGCGGCCACTCCGAAGAAGGCTGCCAAGAAGACCCCTAAGAAAGTCAAAAAGCCGGCGGCGGCTGCTGGGACCAAGAAAGTAGCCAAGAGCCCGAAGAAGGCGAAGGCAGCCAAACCGAAGAAGCCGACTAAGAGTCCGGCCAAGGCCAAAGCCCCCAAGCCCAAGGCAGCCAAACCTAAAGCTGCCAAGCCAAAGGCTACAAAGGCCAAGAAGGCGGTCTCCAAGAAGAAGTAA